From one Populus alba chromosome 17, ASM523922v2, whole genome shotgun sequence genomic stretch:
- the LOC118048438 gene encoding uncharacterized protein — protein sequence MVWVWPGNPLTPNFGDGPIKYSKKATKGWLLGLLLLKRSNRPAPAPAILWQLFEGIKLMASSTVAESEMEEEIKLGSYGVKVRVLRQDEESAAAETMLLWGIQQPTFSKPNSFVSQSSLQLNLDACGHYLSILQSPSSLSTPGVTGSVMWDSGVVLGKFLEHAVDSGLLLLHGKKVVELGSGCGLVGCIAALLGAQVTLTDLPDRLRLLKKNIETNLRHGNVRGSAVVKELIWGDDPDQDLIDPFPDYVLGSDVVYSEGAVVDLLDTLVQLCGAQTTIFLAGELRNDAVLEYFLDAAMKEFVVGRVEQTQWHPEYCSPRVAMYVLVKK from the exons ATGGTATGGGTATG GCCCGGAAATCCTTTGACCCCAAACTTTGGGGATGGGCCGATAAAGTATAGCAAGAAAGCAACAAAAGGTTGGCTTCTAGGCTTGCTCCTGCTAAAGAGGAGCAATAGACCTGCTCCTGCTCCTGCTATTCTTTGGCAACTCTTTGAGGGTATCAAACTGATGGCTAGTAGTACTGTTGCTGAATCAGAAATGgaagaagaaataaagttgGGATCTTATGGTGTAAAGGTGAGAGTGCTAAGACAAGATGAAGAATCAGCTGCTGCGGAAACCATGCTCTTGTGGGGTATCCAACAGCCCACTTTTTCAAAACCAAACTCTTTTGTCTCCCAATCTTCTCTCCAACTCAATCTTGATGCTTGTGGTCATTATCTCTCCATCCTCCAATCTCCTTCTTCACTGAGCACACCTGGAGTCACTGGTTCGGTCATGTGGGACAGTGGTGTCGTGTTGGGGAAGTTCTTGGAGCATGCTGTCGACTCTGGCCTGCTTCTTCTTCATGGCAAGAAGGTTGTTGAATTGGGCTCTGGCTGTGGATTGGTAGG CTGCATTGCAGCTCTCTTGGGTGCTCAAGTAACACTCACTGATCTGCCTGATAGACTGAGGTTACTGAAAAAGAATATCGAAACAAATCTGAGGCATGGAAACGTGCGGGGCTCTGCAGTTGTTAAGGAACTCATATGGGGAGATGACCCAGATCAGGATTTGATTGATCCTTTTCCTGATTACG TGCTTGGATCGGATGTGGTCTATAGTGAAGGTGCTGTGGTAGATTTGTTGGACACATTGGTGCAACTCTGTGGAGCCCAAACAACTATATTTTTGGCTGGAGAACTTCGGAATG ATGCTGTCCTCGAGTATTTCCTTGATGCTGCGATGAAGGAATTTGTTGTTGGGCGTGTGGAGCAGACACAGTGGCATCCAGAATATTGCAGCCCCAGAGTAGCTATGTATGTTCTGGTGAAGAAGTGA
- the LOC118048445 gene encoding pentatricopeptide repeat-containing protein At3g04750, mitochondrial translates to MKRQSLKLLLQSCADLVTLKQIHAQALTQGLLFIEQPLACKLVNSYAKLGNPHDAQKVFGYIQDPDRVTYTSLINLYLSTQLPIKAFSVFSKLVNEGLRPDSHAVVGALSACGKKQDLLNGKLVHGMIFRFQLGANSIVGNALIDMYCRNGEIKIAQLVFKQMGIKDVSSWTSLLNGFVMCNGLESARRVFDEMPWRNDVAWTAMITGYVRGGMPIRGLEMFKQMKTEGENQPTVITAVAVLSGCADLGAHDHGQAVHGYISKVNLDKGATVSNALMDMYSKGGCVESAMKIFDRLVKKDVFSWTTMISAHSSHGKGNHALEVFYDMLESGVIPNDVTFLLVLSGCSHSGLLVEANKLFNGMIQCYGFEPKIEHYGCMVDLLCRAGLLEEAKELIDNMPMDPDAVIWRSLLSACMNQRNLELAEIAGKKIIELEPHDDGVYVLLSNIYHVANRMKDARKMRKMMGDQKVMKKPACSYIELNGVVHEFHTENATHHASTKIYMLLEMINEHLRLDTDYSLLEMDSVYDGLL, encoded by the coding sequence ATGAAGCGCCAGAGCTTAAAGCTTCTGCTGCAAAGTTGTGCAGATCTGGTTACTCTCAAGCAAATCCATGCCCAAGCTCTTACTCAAGGATTACTCTTCATTGAGCAACCCTTGGCCTGCAAATTAGTTAATAGCTATGCTAAATTGGGTAATCCACATGATGCACAGAAGGTGTTTGGTTATATTCAAGACCCCGATAGAGTAACTTATACTTCTCTAATCAATCTATACTTGAGCACTCAACTTCCAATCAAAGCcttttcagttttttcaaaGCTGGTAAATGAGGGTTTAAGGCCTGACAGCCATGCAGTTGTTGGTGCATTATCAGCTTgtggaaaaaaacaagatttgcTAAATGGGAAGCTAGTGCATGGGATGATCTTTAGATTTCAGTTGGGGGCGAATTCGATTGTTGGTAATGCTTTGATTGATATGTATTGCAGAAATGGTGAAATTAAGATAGCCCAGTTGGTGTTTAAGCAAATGGGTATCAAAGATGTGTCTTCTTGGACCAGTTTGCTTAATGGGTTTGTAATGTGCAATGGTTTAGAGTCAGCTAGGCgtgtgtttgatgaaatgccaTGGAGGAATGACGTTGCTTGGACTGCGATGATTACAGGTTATGTTCGAGGAGGAATGCCAATTCGGGGTCTTGAAATGTTTAAGCAAATGAAAACTGAAGGGGAAAACCAGCCTACGGTTATCACGGCAGTGGCTGTTCTCTCGGGTTGTGCTGATCTTGGGGCTCATGATCATGGTCAAGCTGTTCATGGTTATATCAGCAAAGTTAATCTCGATAAGGGTGCTACTGTGAGCAATGCTTTAATGGATATGTACTCAAAGGGTGGGTGCGTTGAGTCTGCTATGAAGATATTCGATAGATTGGTGAAAAAAGATGTGTTTTCATGGACTACTATGATATCAGCGCACTCATCTCATGGTAAAGGAAACCATGCCCTCGAAGTTTTCTATGACATGTTGGAATCTGGGGTCATCCCAAATGATGTTACATTTCTGTTGGTTCTATCAGGTTGCAGCCATTCAGGATTGCTTGTCGAGGCAAATAAATTGTTTAACGGAATGATCCAATGTTATGGTTTTGAACCCAAGATTGAGCATTACGGATGCATGGTAGACCTTCTTTGTCGAGCAGGGCTTTTGGAAGAGGCAAAGGAGTTGATTGATAATATGCCTATGGACCCAGATGCCGTTATCTGGCGATCCTTGCTTAGCGCTTGTATGAACCAGAGGAACTTGGAATTGGCTGAAATTGCAGGAAAGAAGATAATTGAATTGGAACCGCATGATGATGGAGTGTATGTGCTCCTTTCCAACATCTATCATGTAGCAAATAGGATGAAGGACGCACGGAAGATGAGGAAAATGATGGGTGATCAAAAAGTCATGAAAAAACCAGCGTGTAGTTACATTGAGTTAAATGGTGTTGTTCATGAATTTCATACAGAAAATGCAACTCATCATGCTTCCACAAAAATTTACATGTTGCTAGAAATGATCAATGAGCATTTGAGATTGGATACGGATTACTCTTTGTTGGAAATGGACTCGGTATACGACGGGCTGCTTTGA